The sequence GCGTGCTTCCCTGGGAGGCCCCGAGCTGGGCAAGCGCCCAGTAATCGTGCGCCAATGCCTTGTGCTGCAAAAAATCCTGATTCGGCGCGCAGTTGCCAAGCTGCGCGTTCCTGTCGCGAATGCGCGCTTCGATGGTCTTTTCTTTGCGGTTCAGCAGGCCATAGGCCAGAAGCCGGACATCGTCTTCCGGGTCTTTCAGCGCCAGCCGCAACAAGGGGGCCGCATCCTGGTCTTTCAGTGAGAGTGTTGCAATCAGGGCCGCGATCCGGTGCGCTGGATCAGCGGCATACTGAAGTGGACCGGCCAGTTCGCAGGCTCTTGAGATGCCCGCCATGCCGCGCGGTTTGGCGGGTTGGCTTGGCAAGCCGAGCGCCTCCTGTGATTGCGTCCACTTGTCCGAGCGTGGCGTCAGGCTCTGATGGCGTAACGCGGGAACGATGCAGGCCAGCAGTCCAATCATTCCCAGTACGGGAATAAAGACGATGGTCGCGAAAACAAACAGGCACGATGCGGCCAGGGGTTTGCGGTAGGGGCCTGGCAACAGCTTGAGCAGCGCCAGTGAAAACAGCAGGCATGCGCTTGCGTGCGCGACCGAAAGAACAACCAGGCCCCCGACCGAAGGCTTGCCGTCCAGCAGCAAACTGAACAGTCCTGCATCGAGCAGCAGAAGCATTGCGCAGAGTGGCTGTGCCGGGATCACAGGGCTGCCTCCGAGAGAAAGTGCAGAGGCTTTTCCGGCACGGATTCAGGGGCATCCATGTCGCATGCGGCGCAGACCTCCGCCAGCATTTCATCGGCGGTACGGTTCTTGTCCAGCATCCATTGATACGTGACGAGTCCGTGCATTGCCGCGTCACTGCCAGTTTGCTCGCGCTCCAGCCGCGCCAGATAACTCTTGACGCCGGCCTCATCGGTCAGTGGCAAGAGCTTCACAATCACCGACTGGCCTTGCCGGTTGATTGAAATCCAGCTTTGGTCCAATCCACGGCTGCTGTTGCAGCAGTGGTTCACCAGGCTGTCGCGATGCTCGGCATCGACAATCTTGCAGGCGATCAATGCCGCCGGCAAGGCATGTCGTTTGGCATCCTCAAGATTGCGCTGCAGGCACTCGCGCAAGGCGAACGGACTTTGCGTCTCGCCCATGGGCCGGGTCCGGCGCGACAAAATGTCCCCGATATGCCTGCCCAGCACACCCAGCAATTCAAAAGTGTCCTGATGGATGCTCAGGAAGGGCATGTCGTAGATGGCGACGACGCCATGAATATGGCCGGCAGCATCGATCAGGGGCACGACAGCGATGACATGCTCGTGCACCGCTTCATTGTTCGCATGCACGCTGGTCAGCGAGCCGGTACGCAGCGTTTCCCGCAGCAAAGGGTTGAACAGCGAGAGGTCCGTGGCTTTGCCGACCATGGCGACAGATGGCAGGCGCAGGATGCCTTTGCCGTTCATTTCATACAGGGCCGCGATATGCAGGTTGCCGGCCTCCACCATGATCTCCAGAAGCCACTCGCCGATTCCGCCGAGCGGCTCATCACGCGTCACGTCGAAGACCGGGTCGCGCAGTTCAAGCCGGTCCAGTGCTGCGCGCAGATTGTTCGTGCCGCCGGCCATCCTGCGCTCAAGCTGTGAATGCGATACCTGCAGGAGCTGGTAAGCGCTGGTGAACTGCTCCAGGCGGGTCTGATGGTAGTGGCACAAATAGTCAAGTTTTCGGACCCGGGCATTCCAGATGTCGCGCGCCTGGCCTGCGCCCATCCCGACGAGCAACAGGCCAATGGCTTGCGCTTTTGGAAATTCACCCAGCAAACCAGGCTTGAGGTAGGCCATCACGGCAAAAACAAGCACTGTCAGGAGGGAGCCGCAGCTACCGGCCAAAAAGCCGTATTGCAGGCCCAGCAGCAGGGGAAACAGCACCAGTGCAGGCAGCACCATTGGCAAGGACTGGGCCTGGACAAACCATAGCAAGGCGGTGGGGATCAAGCCGCCGAGAACAATGATTTCGAGAAAAGTCGCACCCGCCAGCTTCATGTCGAAATTCGATGAGGCCAGGCTGCGAGCAGCGCTCCCGTTTCGGTTCATGGGTGCGCCGTCCGAGGTGCGTTTCTGCGCTGGCGTTTCAGGCGTGGCACCCGGCGAGCGAAAACCTCGCACTTTTGTTGGCCTGCGCAAGAGCAATGTCCATTTCATAAAATTTCCTCAATGGTTCAATACCGTTTCGGATGCATGGAACTTTTTGCTTTAAAACTCATGCCGGTACCAGACACCGATCCCGCGATTGGCCGACGATGACACGCCGCCCTGGACATTGGTGTAGAACGCTTCGGCCCGGACCTGCCCGGCGCTGGAGACCGGGATGTTCAGGGCGGCACGCAGGCTGTAGGCGCGGTCGCTGGCCGGCCATTGCTTGCCAACCCATCCGTCAATCAAGCCATGAACACGGCGTTCTCTTCCTTCCGGCTGGCCGAACCGCAGCGTGGTGCCGATCCCGAGCGTGCTGAAGCGGGTCGCAAGCACCCCTTCAATGGTTTGAAACGCTGGCAGCACCGGCCCGATCAGGTACGCGGGCAGGCGATCCGTCACCCGGTTTCTTTCCGAGCTTCCGGAAATGCGCATCTGCCATGCCGGAATGCTCTTGACAACGGTGGTTCCCATCTCGCCTTCGACCCGATAGCCATGGCCCAGCGCGTCGCCGTTGCGGGTATTGAAGTTCTGCCTCGCTATTTCAGCGCGGGCATAGGTCAAATCGGTCAGGTTGCCGCTGACGCCCAGCGAGACCTTGTCCTTGCTGCCAATGGCGCGTAGCGCGGACGTTTCCTCGGTCAAGCCATTGAGCGAGACCTCGAGACGGGTATTCAGGCGCGGGCTGAGCACATGAATCCATTCGAAGCGGCCATAGGTCAGCGATTTGTCGGAGCGCTGGTTGCGGCCAAGGGTGACTCGCATCGGGTTGTCAGCGATGGGCAGCTCGGTCAGGAACGACAGGTCGTTTTCGCCATGGAATCCGGACACCCGCAAATTGGGGCTGTCCGAACTCAGTGCGTTATGGGCAAGGCGCACGGTCGTCCGGCCTTTGGCGTGCGGGAAGCTTGCCGCAACTTCGCTGCGCTTGATGTCGAGGTCGGAAAGATTCCGGGTTTGGTAGCCCGCCTCAACGCGACGGGCCAGCTGAACCTTGAGCTGGTCCCGGTGCTGGCGCAGCAATTCGCTGGATTCGTCTTCCGCTTCGAGCAGGCTTTTTTCAGTCAGCGAAAGCGCCAGCTGATCGTGGCCAAGCTGGCGCAGCGCGGTGACCCGGTCAGGCGTCGAAAGGTCTTGCTCGCGCTGCTGCAAGACCTGCTCGATGGCCTGCGGGTCTTTTCTGGCCATGGCGACGGCCAGCAACTGGTAGGCGGGAAGCTTTTGGTGATCGGCTTCGGCGCGCCCCAGCCAGTCATGCGCTGCATCGAAATTCTTTTGCGCCAGGCTGGATGCAACCAGCGACTCGTAAACGTCCGCATCCGTGTAGCCGCGCTCCAGCGTATCTTGCAACACCTGATCGCCAGCGGCCACGCCGTCAAAGTCGCGCACCATGGACGCATAGGCCAGCAGCACCACCTTACCGTCGGGTTTTGGCATGTCATTGACGATGGCCAGCCTGTCTTTGAGGCGCAGCACGATGGCGCGGCGCAGGCGTTCTTCCTGTTCCGGCTGTCCGGCTTGGGACAGCGCCGAGACATAACTCAATTGCCACAGGAAGTCGTCCGGCTTTTCGCGCGCCTGCTTGTCGAACCAGACCAGCGATTCATCCACCCGTTTGAGTTGCAGCAGCGCGACTGCATACGCCGACCAGTAGGCCGGTTTGGCCTGCGCGTCATCCTGCCATTGCGCCAGATGGTCGCCCAGTTGCTGCTTGTCGCCGCCGTCGATTTCAAACCACAGGATCTGCGCCCGCGTCGGCACTGACGTCGGGTTCAGCGCCAGCGCTTGCTTGTAGGCCGCGCGCGCGCGCTCTTTCTGGCCATCGTGGTTGGCACTATGCGCCTCAAGCAGCCAGTACATCTCGCTGCCCTTGAATTTGTCCGGGTTGTTTTTGGCCTGCGCCGTCAAGTCGCGCAGCTTGTCCCACAGCGACGCCTGCGATGCCGCGTCCATCGCCAGCAGCAGCCAGCGCGCCTCGGCGAGCCGCTGGTAGCCCTGCTCGCCAATGGCGATAGCCTGCCTGGGCTCGCCGTTCGCGTTGTAGTGTTGAATCAGTCTTTCCATGGCAAGCCCGTTGGTCGAGCCTGCCTCCCAGACGGTGCGGTAAGCCAGCACCGCCTCCGGCTTGGCTCCGCGCTCCCAGGCCTGGTCACCGTAGAGCTGCCAGTACGCCGTGTCGCCGGGCGATGCATGAACGCGCGCACTGTGCAAGACCTCCCACGCTTCATTGGGCTTTTGCGCGAGTGACAGTTGCTCGGCCTGGCGGCGGGCCGACTCAACCGGACTGACTGGCCGGGTCGCGGCTGATGCCCCGCTTGGAAAGCTCATGACCACAAGCCCCGCAAGCGTGAGCGAACGCAGCAGGGGGGACGCACATTCAAAGCCATTTTTCGTGGCGGCTAAGTTCACTCTCATTTTTTGACTCCAATGGAAATCATGTCGAGACCGGGCGTCGCCACCCAGGATGCGAATCCCAGCGCCGTGATTTGCCGGGCGGTTTCTTGCGCCAGATCGGGCTTGTCCGGAGGGACATAGTCAATGACCGTGATTGGCAGGCCATAGCGAAGGTGGGCGTGGTTCAGGCGCGCCAGCAGCCAGTTGCGGTCTTGTTCGCTGACGCTTTCGTATTCCTTGGTGGTCGGGTTCCAGCTTTGAAACAGCGATTCCGCGACCAGCCCGACGGCCAGCGGCCCAGCCTCCGGCAACACGGCAAATCCCCGGTTGAACAATAACTTGACGCCGGGGAAGCGCTGGTGCATGGCGCGAATGATCTCGACAAGCGCTTTTGCCTGGGCCTTCCGTGCGTCCGGGCTCTTGGCCACGATTTCATAGCTGTCCAGCGTGTCAAGGAAGAAGCCGCGATAGCCGTCCGCCCAGAGCCGCGCCATGCGCACTTCGATGAGAAAGTCGCGCCAGCCGGGCTGGGTCAGGTCGGCGATGCGGCTTTGCCATGCCATGTTGGCGCCCATGAACAGATGCTTGGGCAAGGCGCGCGAGGAAGCTCGCCAGCCCTCGGCTTCACCGACGCTTAAATAGGCGAAAACGTCGGCTCCCGCAACGCGCAACCCGTCAGGGTTTTTGATATTTTCTGCTTCCACCACGATGCGCTGAAATTTCGACAACGCAAGCACCGGAACGGGGGTGCCGTAGAAGAACGCCGTACTCGGAGGAGAAGGAGACGGCAGCGACGGCGGCGCCATCGCGCAGCCATGCATCAGCAGGCAGGATGACCATAAAGCCCCCACTTTGCAGGACATGCACTTGCGTAAAAAGTGTAAAAGGCCTCGATAGCTGTCCGCAGGATTCAAAAATAAATGTATCGGCCCCGCACGGGTGGCAATTGGCCCCATGACGCGTCCTTTGCCCGGATGCTCCGCACTGTGTGCATCCAGCTGCTCCGAAAGGTGGACAGGGTTCCGGGACATCGCTTTGTCCCTCACAACTTCAGTCATGGTTGTTCCCTTGTTGGTTAACTTCGCGGCACTTTTGGGTGCTTTGCTTGCCCCGAAATTAACGTGGGCGCCTGGTTACCCCACTTGATAAATCACAACTGGAAACTAAATTTAACGTCAGCTGGTTGACTTTTCCATCCTGGGTTTTGTGGCGCGTATCAGCACAGCTCCAGCCGGCAAGCGCCGTGCAGGCCAGCATTCATGCGGATTGGCGAGGTGATGCTTCGATTTGGCCTTTTACGCATGGCTGATGGGCGAAGTTAGCTATTAAAAAAATAGCAAATTCCACGCCGATGAGAAGGCGGCGAGCCGCGCGCCTTCAGCGAATGCCGGGCCGGAGTGCCGCCTGGCCCCGGTTTTGAGCCGCCGGATTCCTCAGATCAGGTGGCGCATGGCCTGCGCGGTTTCGCTCAGCACGGACAGGACGCGGGCAACGGCATCTTCGCTGGACTCGTGCCCGATGGGCATGGTGACGCTCAAGGCCCCCATGACTTCACCGTGCCGGTCCCGCAGCGGCACGGCAATGCCGCGGTGATTGAGTTCGAGCTGCTGCTCCGAAATGGCCCATCCCTGGGCGCGCACGCGCGCCAGTTCGATGCGCAGGCGGTCCTTGCTGGCAATGGTGTAGGAGGTGTAGGCCTTCAGCTCATGGGTGTTCAGCCAGGACTCCAGCCAGCCGGGTTCGCGCAGCGCCAGCATCATCAAGCCTGCGGCGGTGACCTGCGCCTGGACCCGCGAGCCCAGCACATAGCCGGTGTTCATGGCGCGGTTGGCGCCATTGCGCGCAATGTAGACAATCTCGTCGCCGTCCATCACGCTGACATAAGCGCTTTCCTGCGTTCCAGCGGTCACGCGTTGCAAAAAGGGCTGCACCATGCGCGGCAATCGCGCCGATTCCAGATAAGACTGGCCCAGCCTGAGCACGCGCGGGGTCAGCCAGAACAGCTTGCCGTCGGTGGCGACATAACCCAGGTGCTCCAGCGTCAGCAGGTAGCGGCGCGCGGCGGTGCGGCTCAATCCGCAGCGCGCAGCCGCCTGGCTGGCGGTCAGGCGGGGATTGGCATCGTCAAAACACTCAATGATGGACAGGCCTTTTTCAAGGCCGGCAATCCAGTCGCGCTTGTCGAGGGCGGATGTCGGGGCGTTCGGCACGCAAGGCCGGGACAGTGGTTGGGCGGGCGAAGTCATGGCCAAAGTATTGTGGGGAATCAGCAAACGTAAATCTCGGGTGAAACCCTTGTTTCGCGCGATAGGCGAACATTTTTGTTCGTTTATCGCGCAAACAGCTGTTTTTGGCACTTCTCAAGACGGTGTGCAGCCACTAAAGTTCAGGCCAATTCAAGTTTTGTATCGATTATCGAACGCTTAAGGCTCTGCACCCCATGCTTCCCACCCTCAACGGCGCCACTGATGTTTACCTGATCCTCGGTGATCCGGTCGAGCAGGTGCGCGCGCCCGAATCGTTCAACCTGATCTTTGCCACGCTGGGCATCAATGCGGTGCTGGTGCCGGTGCATGTGCCGGCCGCCTCGGTGCGGGACTTTGTCCGGGCCGCCTTTTCGGCCCGCAACATCAAGGGCCTGTTCCTGACCATCCCGCACAAGTCGCTGGTGATGGACCTGCTCGATGAATGCTCGGAACTTGGACGCCTGGCCGGTGCGGTCAACGCCGTGCGCTGCGATGCCGATGGCCGGCTGGTCGGCGCTTTGTTCGACGGCGAAGGGCTGGTCGATTCGCTCAATGGCTTCAACATCGCGTACACCGGCAAACGGGTGCTGATTCTGGGCGCGGGCGGCGGCGCGGCGGCCATTGCGGCTTCGCTGGTCAGCCCCGCTTCCCGCGTATCGAAGGGCGCGGCAGGCGAAGTGGCCCTGTACGACCCGACGCCGGGCAAGGCTCGGGCGCTGGCCGAGCGGCTGTCTCCGGCGACCGCGGCCAGGGTAACGGTAAGGGCGGCAGGCAGCAACGACCCGGCCGGGTTTGATCTGGTCGTGA comes from Polaromonas naphthalenivorans CJ2 and encodes:
- a CDS encoding endo alpha-1,4 polygalactosaminidase, which produces MTEVVRDKAMSRNPVHLSEQLDAHSAEHPGKGRVMGPIATRAGPIHLFLNPADSYRGLLHFLRKCMSCKVGALWSSCLLMHGCAMAPPSLPSPSPPSTAFFYGTPVPVLALSKFQRIVVEAENIKNPDGLRVAGADVFAYLSVGEAEGWRASSRALPKHLFMGANMAWQSRIADLTQPGWRDFLIEVRMARLWADGYRGFFLDTLDSYEIVAKSPDARKAQAKALVEIIRAMHQRFPGVKLLFNRGFAVLPEAGPLAVGLVAESLFQSWNPTTKEYESVSEQDRNWLLARLNHAHLRYGLPITVIDYVPPDKPDLAQETARQITALGFASWVATPGLDMISIGVKK
- a CDS encoding PelD GGDEF domain-containing protein; this translates as MKWTLLLRRPTKVRGFRSPGATPETPAQKRTSDGAPMNRNGSAARSLASSNFDMKLAGATFLEIIVLGGLIPTALLWFVQAQSLPMVLPALVLFPLLLGLQYGFLAGSCGSLLTVLVFAVMAYLKPGLLGEFPKAQAIGLLLVGMGAGQARDIWNARVRKLDYLCHYHQTRLEQFTSAYQLLQVSHSQLERRMAGGTNNLRAALDRLELRDPVFDVTRDEPLGGIGEWLLEIMVEAGNLHIAALYEMNGKGILRLPSVAMVGKATDLSLFNPLLRETLRTGSLTSVHANNEAVHEHVIAVVPLIDAAGHIHGVVAIYDMPFLSIHQDTFELLGVLGRHIGDILSRRTRPMGETQSPFALRECLQRNLEDAKRHALPAALIACKIVDAEHRDSLVNHCCNSSRGLDQSWISINRQGQSVIVKLLPLTDEAGVKSYLARLEREQTGSDAAMHGLVTYQWMLDKNRTADEMLAEVCAACDMDAPESVPEKPLHFLSEAAL
- a CDS encoding IclR family transcriptional regulator domain-containing protein; this translates as MTSPAQPLSRPCVPNAPTSALDKRDWIAGLEKGLSIIECFDDANPRLTASQAAARCGLSRTAARRYLLTLEHLGYVATDGKLFWLTPRVLRLGQSYLESARLPRMVQPFLQRVTAGTQESAYVSVMDGDEIVYIARNGANRAMNTGYVLGSRVQAQVTAAGLMMLALREPGWLESWLNTHELKAYTSYTIASKDRLRIELARVRAQGWAISEQQLELNHRGIAVPLRDRHGEVMGALSVTMPIGHESSEDAVARVLSVLSETAQAMRHLI
- a CDS encoding tetratricopeptide repeat protein — protein: MSFPSGASAATRPVSPVESARRQAEQLSLAQKPNEAWEVLHSARVHASPGDTAYWQLYGDQAWERGAKPEAVLAYRTVWEAGSTNGLAMERLIQHYNANGEPRQAIAIGEQGYQRLAEARWLLLAMDAASQASLWDKLRDLTAQAKNNPDKFKGSEMYWLLEAHSANHDGQKERARAAYKQALALNPTSVPTRAQILWFEIDGGDKQQLGDHLAQWQDDAQAKPAYWSAYAVALLQLKRVDESLVWFDKQAREKPDDFLWQLSYVSALSQAGQPEQEERLRRAIVLRLKDRLAIVNDMPKPDGKVVLLAYASMVRDFDGVAAGDQVLQDTLERGYTDADVYESLVASSLAQKNFDAAHDWLGRAEADHQKLPAYQLLAVAMARKDPQAIEQVLQQREQDLSTPDRVTALRQLGHDQLALSLTEKSLLEAEDESSELLRQHRDQLKVQLARRVEAGYQTRNLSDLDIKRSEVAASFPHAKGRTTVRLAHNALSSDSPNLRVSGFHGENDLSFLTELPIADNPMRVTLGRNQRSDKSLTYGRFEWIHVLSPRLNTRLEVSLNGLTEETSALRAIGSKDKVSLGVSGNLTDLTYARAEIARQNFNTRNGDALGHGYRVEGEMGTTVVKSIPAWQMRISGSSERNRVTDRLPAYLIGPVLPAFQTIEGVLATRFSTLGIGTTLRFGQPEGRERRVHGLIDGWVGKQWPASDRAYSLRAALNIPVSSAGQVRAEAFYTNVQGGVSSSANRGIGVWYRHEF
- a CDS encoding shikimate dehydrogenase family protein translates to MLPTLNGATDVYLILGDPVEQVRAPESFNLIFATLGINAVLVPVHVPAASVRDFVRAAFSARNIKGLFLTIPHKSLVMDLLDECSELGRLAGAVNAVRCDADGRLVGALFDGEGLVDSLNGFNIAYTGKRVLILGAGGGAAAIAASLVSPASRVSKGAAGEVALYDPTPGKARALAERLSPATAARVTVRAAGSNDPAGFDLVVNASPLGLQRTDPMPCDVSRMAPHAALVDILMKNQPTPVVRAARALGLVAHPGFEMMIRQGALYLDFFGLHAAAQAVQRDSSFIRQQIYPAELQGEISLF